Within Micromonospora parathelypteridis, the genomic segment TTACCGGGGAGACTCCGGTGCCGGTGGTCCCGGAGCGGCTGGCCGCCTGGCGAGGGCGCGGCACCGTCTTCGTGCACCCGGACATGTCTGCCGGCCAGCAGGTCTGGACGGCGTACTGGGAACGGTCGGCCGGGGACGACGCCGGTGCCGAGACCGGGGTGCTGGAGGAGGCGCCGAGCTGGGACGACCCGGCCGAGGCGATCACCTGGGGACTGGCCCGGACACCGCGGGTGGTGGTGGTCGACGCCACCGGCACCATCTTCTGGGCCGGCGAGGGTGAGCCTCCTTTGGAGATTCCGGTCCGCTGGTCCGCAGGCTGACCCCAACTCCGGGAGCGACGGCACCTCAAGGCCGCGAGGCCGCCCCGCGCCGCCATGATCGTGCTCGATCGTGGAAGTAGTCCCAACCTCGCGACACGAGGGGACTACATCCTGGTTCGAGCGCGATCATGAGGGTCGCCGAGCGGCGGGCACGGCCCTGGACGGATTCACAACGACGTGAGAAGGAACCACAGAGTGAGTGCTTTTGCTGCTGTTGACGTCATTCGGGTCAAGCGGGACGGGGGTGTGCTGTCGGACGCGCAGATCGACTGGGTGGTCGACGCGTACACCCGGGGGGTCGTCGCCGACGAGCAGATGTCCGCGCTGGCGATGGCGATCCTGCTCAACGGCATGACCGGGCCGGAGATCGCCCGGTGGACCGCCGCGATGATCGCGAGCGGTGAGCGGCTGGACCTTTCGGCGGTACGCCGGCCGACGGTCGACAAGCATTCCACCGGTGGCGTCGGCGACAAGATCACTCTGCCGCTCACCCCGCTGGTGGCGGCGTGCGGAGCTGCCGTGCCGCAGCTCAGCGGCCGCGGTCTCGGGCACACCGGCGGCACATTGGACAAGTTGGAGTCCATCCCGGGCTGGCGGGCCACGGTGAGCAACGACGAGTTCATCGCCCAGCTGGACGAGGTCGGCGCGGTGATCTGCGCGGCCGGCGCCGGGCTCGCCCCCGCCGACCGCAAGCTGTACGCGCTGCGCGACGTGACCGGCACCGTGGAGGCGATCCCGTTGATCGCCAGCTCGATCATGAGCAAGAAGATCGCCGAAGGCACCGGCGCCCTGGTCCTCGACGTCAAGGTCGGCTCGGGCGCCTTCATGAAGTCCGTCGACCAGGCCCGCGAACTGGCCCGCACCATGGTCGAGTTGGGCGGTGCGCACGGTGTGCGGACGGTCGCCCTGCTCACCGACATGTCCACCCCGCTCGGCCTGGCGATCGGCAACGCGGTCGAGGTGACCGAGTCGGTCGAGGTGCTGGCCGGAGGTGGGCCGGCCGACGTGGTGGAGCTGACGCTGGCCCTGGCCCGGGAGATGCTCGACGCCGCCGGCCTGCCGGACGCCGATCCGGCTGCCGCGCTGCGCGACGGCCGGGCCATGGACTCCTGGCGGGCGATGGTCCGGGCGCAGGGCGGCGACCCGGACGCGCCGATGCCAGCTGCCGCCGAGGTCGAGGTGGTCCGCGCCGAGCAGGACGGGCACGTCGCGGCCGTCGACGCGTACGCCATGGGGGTTGCGGCGTGGCGGCTCGGCGCGGGTCGGGCCCGCAAGGAGGACCCGGTCAGCGTGCCGGCCGGTGTGGTGTTGCACAAGCGGCCGGGCGACGCGGTGCGGGCCGGTGACCCCCTGTACGAGCTGCGCGCCGAGGACGCGTCGCGGATTCCGGCGGCGCTCGCCGAGGCCGCGAACGCGGTGCGGATCGCGTCGACCGCGCCGGCGTCGACGCCGCTGGTCATCGAGCGCATCGGCTGATTGGACGCGGGCCGCCCTGGCGTGGTGCCGGTCACCTGGGAGCGCTATTGTCGCAGGCCAAGGGGGGATAACCGGCCTTGCGCCGGCGCGAGCAGACAGGAAGATCCGCCGTGACCGTTGCTGCCCCCGACCCACGTGAGGTGCGCGAGGCGAGCCTGGACGAGCTGTCCCGGCTGGGCCTACCGTTGCCGCCGGCCCAGTTTCCGCTGGTCTGGGAGCCGGGCGACGAGATCGACCTGCGCCCCACGGCGGAGATCGAGGCACGGATCGCCGTGCTGCATCTGATCCTGGCCCGCTGCTTCGGGATGCCCCCGCAGGCGGCGATGAGCTGGCTGCTCGGTTCGCACCTGGTCGAGATGGTCACCCCGCCGGAGTGGCAGTTCGTGATGGGCGGCAAGGGCGATCACCGCTCGTTCGTGCTGCACCACGACGCGCTCTTCGCGCTTGCGTGGGTGCTCGGGCTGAGCAAGCAGCTCGACCCCACCCTGGCCGTCGACGAGCGACTGGTCGAGCGGCTGCCGCACATCGCCGAGGGGGAGACGTTTCCCCGGTGGCGTTCCCGGATCCTCACGGCGCCGCAGCACCCGGCCGACGCCGCCGCCCTGCTCGACCTGCACTACTGCCTGGACTGGGCCTATCTGGAGACCGAGCGCAGCGGCCGGCGGGTGCCGGGCCTGATCGACGCGAACGCGATCGGGCAGCGGCGCTGGGCGCTGGAGTGGGCGGTGATCCTGCGCGGGCCGTACCACGACGAGCCGCCCGGCTGGGAAGAGGTCGACCTCTCCACCTGAGCTCAGCGAGGTCGGTACGCGTCCACCCGAACCGCCACGGTCACCCGGACCGGCTCGGGCAGCGCGGCCAGGCGGGCGGTGAGCGCGCCCGGCTCGGTGTGCCACGCGTTCGGGCCCATCCCGACCAGGGTGGCGACCTCTGGCCGGGTCAGGGTCAGCTCCGCCCGGTGCACCGCCGAGCTGACCGGTGTGAAGTGCGCGCCCAGGCTGCCGGTCACCCGGTCGGCCTTGTCCGGATCCACCCGGAGCAGGTCGAGGGCACCCACCAGCTCGGTGAGGTGGTCGGTGTCGGGCGTGACCACCAGCAGCGAGCCGGCCGGGTCGAGCACCCGGTGGAACTCCGGCCCGTTACGTGGGGCGAAGACGTTCAGCAGCACGGCGGTCGAGGCGTCCGCGAGCGGCAGCCGCTGCCAGGTGTCGGCGAGCGCCGCGGCGGCCCGGGGGTGCGCGCGGGCCGCGCGGCGCAGCGCCGGCTTGGACACGTCCAGGGCCAGGCCCACGGCGTCCGGCAGCGCCGCCAGCACCGCGCCGAGGTACCGGCCGGTGCCGGCACCGGCATCCACCACCAGGGGGTACGCCCCGAAGCCCTCGGTCGTGTCCAGCCGGGCGACGGCCTCCGTCGCGGCGCTGGCGAGGGCATCCGAGATGAGGTCGTAGTGCCCGGCGGCCTGGAAGTCCGCCCGTGCGACGACCATCTCGGCCGTGTCCCCGACGTGTGGGGTGCGACCGGTGAGCAGGTTGACGTAGCCCTGGCGGGCGACGTCGAAGCTGTGCCGGCGCGGGCAGCGCAGCGACCTCAGGTCGGGGGCCTGCTCCAGGGGCTCGCCGCAGACCGGGCAGCGCAACCGGTCGACGATGCGTGGGTCCACGTCAGGTCGCCGCCGGGTGGTGTCGCGGGCGGTCCGTCACCGTCGTGCTTCCATGCCGCTCAGCCTAGTTCGGGCCGGTCCGGGTCGGCTTCGAGACCTGCGGTGCCCTCCCGCACCCCTGCGGGTACGGCGCTGACTAGGGTCTGAGCATGGTCGCGACTATCCGGTATGAGGACATCGTCAAGGTTCCGAAGGCGCTGCTGCACGACCACCTCGACGGCGGGCTGCGGCCGGCGACGATCGTCGATCTGGCTGCCGAGGTTGGCCACGAGCTGCCCACCACCGATCCTGAGGCGCTCGGCCGCTGGTTCGTGGACGCGGCGGACTCCGGCTCGCTGGAGCGTTACCTCGAAACGTTCGCGCACACCGTGGCGGTCATGCAGACCCCACCCGCGCTGCGTCGGGTGGCCCGCGAGTGTGCGCTGGACCTGGCCGCCGACGGAGTGGTCTACGCCGAGGTGCGCTTCGCCCCGGAGCAGCACCTGGAGCAGGATCTGAGCCTGGACGAGGTGGTCGAGGCGGTGCTGGCCGGGTTCGCCGAAGGCACTGCCCAGGCTGTCGAGGCGGGCCTGACCATCCGGGTGGGCACGCTGCTCACCGCGATGCGCCACGCCGCCCGTTCACAGGAGATCGCCGAGCTGGCCGTTCGGCACCGGGACGCCGGGGTGGTCGGCTTCGACATCGCCGGCGCCGAGGCGGGCTTTCCGCCCACCCGGCACCTGGACGCCTTCGAGTACCTGCAGCGGGAGAACTTCCACTTCACCATCCACGCCGGCGAGGCGTTCGGTCTGCCGTCGATCTGGCAGGCGATCCAGTGGTGCGGAGCGGACCGGCTCGGTCACGGGGTGCGGATCGTCGACGACATCGCCCCGGACGGTGGGCTCGGCCGGCTGGCCGCGTACGTCCGGGACAAGCGGATCCCGCTGGAGCTGTGCCCCTCCTCGAACGTGCAGACCGGTGCGGTGGCCTCGATCGCGGACCACCCGATCGGTCTCCTGCGGGACCTGCGCTTCCGGGCCACCGTCAACACCGACAACCGGCTGATGAGCGGCACCTCGATGTCGCGGGAGATGGCGCTGTTGGTGGAGACGTTCGGCTACGGCTGGAAGGAGCTGCAGTGGTTCACGATCAACGCGATGAAGAGCGCCTTCATCCCGTTCGACGAACGACTGCGGATCATCGATGAGGTGATCAAGCCGGCGTACGCCAGGCTGCTGGCCTGAGGGTCAGCCGTGCGGGTGGCCGGCGAGCAGGCCGGCCACCCGGTGCAGCACCTCCCGGGCACGGGCCGCCTCCGCGCCCAACCCGGTCTGCCGGCGCAGCACCGCGGGCTCGGCCCGGAGCAGCGCGACGCCGCGCCGGACGAGCACCCGGGGCGCCTTGCGCTGCTCGGACAGGTCGCGGGCCAGCCGACGCAGGAAGGTTGCCCCGCGCGGTCGGCGCAGCGCGTACGCCCCGGCGAGCAGTCCCCGGCGACGGCACTCCTCGACGATCTCGGCGGCGAAGATCCCTTCAGCCACGAAAAGTGGCGATCCGGCGACATCAAATGGCCGGGTGGCCACCCGTCGATCTGCGCCGATTGCATAAACCGGCACATCAGCCCGGCCCTCACGAGCTAGTCGGGCAATGATTTCGACTGCTGAGGGGGCATCCCAGGACTGCGGCGATTCCCAATCCACCTGGCCGTTTCGTCGCGGCAACGTAGGGTCATCGCCGTTCTTGTAGAAGTCGTCCAAGCAGAGCACCGGCAAGCCGGTTTGCTGTGCAATGTACGACTTTCCGGACCCAGAAGGGCCCGCGAGCAGGACAACGCGGTGCGGATGTTCCATTACCTTGAGTTACTCCGGCCAGACGGACTGCTATCAAATCGCATCAACATCTCATCACACCTTCGGTAGGTGACAACCTGGGCTTTCTTCTTGTCGACCGGCGTGATGGAATCTCGGGGGTCCGACCCGCCGGGTCGGTCGCTGGGCGTTGCCCGGGGCAACGCGTTGAAGCTGTAATCGCGAGGGCGGTGACGTGAGCAAACGGCCAAAGACGGCGGGCTCCTTCCTGTCGCGGCTGCGCCGGCCGGCCAGCCGGCTCCGGGACATGCCGATCTGGTCCAAGCTCGGTCTAATCATGATCGTGCCGACCATCGCCACGGTCGTGGTGGGCACCAGTGGTCTTGTCGACCACGTGGAGACGCTCAACAATGCCAACCGAGCCGGCGACCTGGCCCGACTGTCGAGCTATTCGGGCAACCTGGTCGACACGCTGCAGGACGAGCGGACCGCCGCTGTGCTGCTGCTGGGGGCGGACGGGACGCAGCCGACGGCGCAGTACCAGGAGGCCTACAACCGGGTGAACTCCCGGGTGGACCAGGAGACGCGCCCCTATCGGCAGCAGCGGGCCGAGGTTGAGGACCTGCCGGGCAGCCTCGAGACTCTGCTCGACGGCATCGACCGGAACCTGCAGGACCTGTCGGGCATCCGCAGTCAGGTGTTCAACGGCAAGCTCGCGCTCACCGAGACCGTCCAGGCGTACGAGGGTCTGATCAGTGACCTGCTCGCCATCCGGGACTCGGCCACGCAGCTCGCCGGCGACAACGACCTGAGCGACCGGATGCGCGCCGCCGCGGCGGTCGCCCGGGAGAAGGAGTTCCTCGCCGCACGCCGGGTCGTGGTCCACCGCGCGCTGGGCGTCAAGGGTGGGCAACGCCTCACCCCGGCCCTGCGCACCGACTACATCGCCAGCGGCACCGGTCAGCAGCAGGCGCTGCAGAGCTTCAAGGCCGTCGCCACCCCGGAGGACGCGAAGTTCCACGACCAGACGGTCGCGGGCGGTGACCGTCGGGAGGCACAGAACTACACCGGCTGGATCGACGGCAACACCACCGGCGACATGCGCGGCGCGCCGTTCAAGGCGGACCAGTGGGAGGCCGCCATGACGGCCAACGCCAAGCTGATCCGCACCGTTGAGCAGAAGCTCGACGGCGAAGTGGTCGCCGGCGCCGAGAACCTCCGCTCGGACGTCCAGCGCCAGGTGTTCCTGGAGACCGGCCTGCTGCTCAGCATGCTGCTGCTGGCCATCCTCTTCGCGTACCTGGTCGCCCGCTCCATGGCCCGCTCACTGCGTGAGCTGCGGCAGGGTGCCCTGTCCGTCGCCCAGTACGGCCTGCCCCAGGCAGTGGCCCGACTGCGCGACCCGCAGGTCGTCGGGCAACTCTCCCCGGTGCAGCTGGCGAACCAGATCGCCGAGCCGCTGCCGGTCCGCAGCAAGGACGAGTTCGGCCAGGTGACCGAGGCGTTCAACGCCGTCCACCTGGAAGCCGTCCGTACGGCCGCCGAGCAGGCCGCACTGCGCGCCTCCGTCGCGACCATGTTCGTCAACCTGGCCCGCCGTTCGCAGATCCTGGTCGACCGCCTCATCGGGCACCTCGACCGGCTGGAGCGCGGCGAAGAGGACCCGGACCGGCTGGCCGAGCTGTTCCAGCTCGACCACCTCGCCACCCGGATGCGCCGCAACGACGAGAACCTGCTGGTGCTCGCCGGTGCCGACTCCACCCGTGTGCAGCGTGAGCCGGCCGCCCTCATCGACGTGCTGCGCGCCGCGCAGTCCGAGGTCGAGCACTACACCCGGATCGAGTTCGGTGTCATCGACCGTGACATCGAGGTCGCCGCGCACGCGGTCAACGACCTGGTGCACCTCGTCGCCGAGCTGTTCGACAACGCCACCGCGTTCTCTCCGCCCGACTCCCAGGTGATGGTCGAGGCCCGCCGGGTCGGCGACCGCTCCTCGCTCTACGTCGAGGACCGCGGTATCGGCATCAGCGCCGAGCAGTTGCACGACCTCAACGAGCGGCTCGCGACGCCGCCGCAGGTGGACGTCGCCGTGTCCCGGATGATGGGCCTCGTCGTGGTCGCCCGGCTGGCGTCCCGGCACGGTGTCCGGGTCGAGCTGCGCCCCGGCTCCGACCGAGGCACGGTCGCCGACGTGACCCTGCCCACCTCGGTGCTGGTGCCCCGGGCGCTCTCCGGCCGGGTGCAGCAGCCTCCGGCCCTGCCGTCGGCCAGCGGCCCCCAGCACGGTGGGCCCGCGCCGGTCTTCGGCGCGCTGCCCGCGCTGGGCAACGGCCCTCGCCCGAGCGAGTCCGGCAACCAGGTCACCCTCGGCGGTCGTCCGTTCGACCCCGCATCGCGCAACGGTGCCGGCACCCCCGCCAACACCGGTGCGTACCGCTCGATGCCGGCCTGGTCGGATCTGACCGGCGCGGCCGGGACGAACGGTGTCAACGGCGGCGACGGGTTCACCCCGCGGCCGGCCAACGGCCAGCCGATCGACCCGCTGCCGCAGCGCCGTGCCGGGGACGACGGCCCGACCACCGGTCAGCAGCCGTCCATTCCTCGGCAGTTGCCGAGCAGCCCCGAGGCTCCGTACTCGGCGCCGCCGGTCTCCGCGCAGCCCTACTCCGGCGCTCCGGTCTCCGCGTCGCCGGCCTCGGGCCAGCCGTACTCCGGGCAGCCCTACTCGGGCGCGCCGTACGCCGGTCCGCCGGTGTCCGCCGCCCCGGCCTCCGGGCAGCCGTACGCCGGTCCGCCGGTGTCCGCGTCGCCGGTGTCGGCGTCGCCGGCCTCCGCTCAGCCGTATTCGGTGCCGCCCGCGTCCAGTCCGTCGTTCAGCGGATTCGCGCCCCGATCCGCTCCCCCCGCGCAGGCGCCCAGCGTCCCCGCGCCGCCGGCCTGGCCGCCGGTGCCGGGTGGCGACCGGGACGCGGCTACCCCGCCGGTGCCGGAACGGCTCGCCGCCGCTCTGGACATGACGACGGAGCTGCCGCGTGTGCCGCGACCCGGCGAGCAGCCGGCGGCCGCAACCCGGCCACCCGCCCCCGCTCCGGCTCCGGCTCAGCAGAGTCGGCCGGCGCCGCAGCAACCGCAGGCGCAGAACCGTCAGCGGTACGCGGACGAGACGATGGAGCTGCCGATCTTCCGGGAGCTGGAGTCGGCCTGGTTCCGTACCCGCCGCCCAGGCTCGGAGGAGCCCGCGGCTGGCGGCCAGCCGGCAACGAACGGCGACTCCGCGACCCAGCAGTTCGCCACGGTCGAGGCCACCGGTCGGACAGTCCACAAGACACCACCCGGGACGACAGGTAACACACCGATGGCAGACACTCCGACGGCCGGAGGAGCGCCGCGGGACAACGGCTCCACAGCGAGCGAGGGCACCCGCCCCAGCGTCGCCGAGAGCCTGCCGAACCGCCGGCCCCAACCACAGACCAACGGCTGGCAGACCGCAGCTGACGATGGCTGGCGTGCCGCTTCGGCGGCGGCTGGCGCGGCACCGGTGAGCGAAACCACCACTACCGGCCTGCCGAAGCGCAAGCCGATGGCGCAGCTCGTGCCGGGTGCGGTGGAGAAGCCCACCACCTCGGTCCAGCGCCGTTCCCCGGAGGCGGTCCGTGGCCTGCTCTCCGCCTACCACCGGGGCGTGCAGCGAGGGCGTAGCACCTCGGACAACCCGACCAGCCCGGAGGCGACTCCGGGAGGGCAATCCTCGCAGTCTGGCTCAGGCCCGGTGGCCGGGAGCGGGCAGAAGGAGCAAGAAGGATGACAACTACGCAGGATCTTGGTTGGCTGCTGGCCAACTTCGCTGACCGGGTGCCCGGCGTCGCGCATGCGGTCGCCGTCTCGGCGGACGGCCTACTCCTCGCGTCGTCACGGGATCTGCCGCGCGACCGGGCCGATCAGCTCGCCGCGATCTCCTCGGGTCTGGTGAGCCTGACCCAGGGGGCGGCCCGCTGCTTCGAGGGAGGCGCGGTGTTGCAGACCGTCGTGGAGATGGACAATGGCTTCCTGTTCCTGATGTCCATCTCGGACGGCTCGTCCTTCGCCGTGCTGGCGGCCCGCAGCTCCGACGTGGGCCAGGTCGGCTACGAGATGGCGCTGCTGGTCGACCGGGTGGGCGACGCACTGACCCCGCAGCCGCGTGCGGCTGCGGGCATGCTGGGCTGACGTCTCGCCGATCGTGAGGTCGGCACGACTGCAACGACGACAACGACGGGTTTCACCGGTGGGAGCCGGTAGCGGGTACGAAGGAGGTGAGCGGCGAGATGGCTGATCGTGACGAGCCGACCGGAGCGTTGGTCCGTCCATACGCCGTGACCCGTGGTCGTACCCGTCCTCGGCTCGACATCGCGCTGGAGGCGCTCGTCGAGACGACGGTGCGCGGCCGGGCCGCTGCCAATGGCAACGGCGGCCAGGGCCGCGAACACCAGTACATCGCCGCGCTGTGTGACGGACGCGTGCAATCGCTCGCAGAGATCGCGGCGCGGATGCAGCTCCCGCTCGGTGTGGCCCGGGTGCTCATCGCCGACATGGCGACGGACGGCCTGGTCGCAGTCCACGAGCCGACCATTTTGGACGACTCCGACGACGCGGTGGGCACTGAACTGCTGGAGAGGGTGCTGAGTGGACTTCGCAGGCTCTGACATGTCGCACCGCCCGCCTAACCCGAGTGGGCGCGTGACGTCGGCGAAGATCGTTATCGCCGGTGGGTTCGGCGTCGGTAAGACGACGCTGGTCGGGTCGGTCTCGGAGATCACGCCGCTGACCACCGAGGCCATCATGACCTCCGCCGGCGTGGGCGTCGACGACACCCGGCAGGTGCCGGGCAAGACGACGACCACGGTGGCCATGGACTTCGGCCGGATCTCGATCGACCGTGACCTGATCCTGTACCTCTTCGGTACGCCGGGTCAGACCCGATTCTGGTTCATGTGGGACGAACTGGTTCGGGGCGCCATCGGTGCGGTCGTGCTGGTTGACACGCGCCGGCTGGCCGACTGCTTCGCGGCGATCGACTTCTTCGAGCACCGACGCCTGCCGTACCTGGTGGCGATCAACTGCTTCGACGGGATGCAGTACCACGACCCGCAGGACGTTCGGGACGCCTTGGCGATCTCGAGCGACGTGCCGGTGGTGGCCTGCGACGCCCGTAACCGGGAGTCGACGAAGCACGTGCTGATCTCGCTGGTCGAGTACGTGCTCACCATGCGTCGTACGCGCGCTGTCGCCCCGGCCTGATCGGGACGCCGCACGCCCGGTGGTGGCCTCGGCCGTCACCGGGCGTCGCGGCCTGCCCGCCGGGTCGCTCGCGCCGGTGCGTGGCCCTTCGCCGCCTTCTTGAGAGCTGGAAGTCGTCGCCCCCGCTTAGGGGTGCGTTCCTTCCGAGTTCTTCGAGAGGCGGCGTTTCCGTGTCGGGGAGCTGCCCTGCCATACGCGAATCGCGCCCCCAGTCAGCTGACTGAGGGCGCGATTCGCGTATGGCGGAGGGGTAAGGGTCAGGACTGGTAACCGGCGGAGCGGTACTCGTACTCCCGGTCGTCGTCGCGGTCCCCGTGGTCGCGGCTGAAGTCCCAGCCACCGGCTGCCTCGCGACCGGGTCGACCACCCACCGCGAAACCGCCGATCTCCTGTCCGCGACGCCAGCCGCGGAAGTAGCCGGTGGTGTTCTCCGCGAGGCTCGCCGCATCGCGCACTATCCGCAATGGGCGCTCCTCGCGCAGCGGCGAACCAGGGACCAGATTGGCCTGTGGCACGCGCTTCGGCAGCCCGGCATTGGTCTCGGCGCCCACCGCGGGGCGGGCCGCCTGCTCAGCGGCCTGCCAGCCGGTGTCGGCCGTGGTCGACCAGTCCAGGTCGGTCTCCTCGGCCTGCCCGACGAACCAGGCCGATTTGGCCTGCGCGAAGATCAGCAGGTCCCCGTCGCCCTCGTCCGCGACCGGCGGCGGCCGGTGCTCGACCGGCGGCGGCGGGCGGCGCTCCATTGCGGGCGGGCGGTGCTCCACCGGGGGCGGCGGGCGGTGCTCCGCGGCGCGGTCGGTGCGAGCGGCCGCTCGGCCGTTGCGAGCGGCCTGCTCCCGGTCGACCAGCCGCAGCGGCGGCGTCTCCAGGTGCGGATCTGCGGGCGGGTTGAGCCCCTCTCGCAGCGCCCGGTCAGCCAGTGGCGGCGGCTCCACCAGTCGAAGCATGGGCGGTTCCTGCGGCAGGTCGTCCGCCAGCCAGGGCGGAGTGACCCGACCGTCGGCCCGACCAGGATCGGTCGGGGCGTCGATGCCGCGGCCGCCACCGTACGAGTAGGCCACCGGGTTGTTCGGCGAGCTGTCGGCCGGGTCCTCCGGGTTGTTGACCAGTGGCCAGTTGGCCCGGGAGCCGGGCGGTGCGGACTCCTGGCCAGGCCGGGGGGTCGGCACCGGAATGCTGAGATCGGTGGCGCTGAACCCGCCCGTGGGTGGCTCGTCGACCGGAGGGCGTTGCAGGTGGCTCTGCCGGGGGTCGCCGTTGGTCTTGGGGCGGGGTGGGATGACCGTGCGCTGCCGTTCTGCCCGTGCATGGTTGATCGCTGCGGTGGTCAGCGTCGGCCGGAACGGCTCACCGGCCTCTGCCGGAGGCACCATGCCGCGCTGTGCGGGCGCGATCGGGGTGATCCCCGGCGGCGGGGGCGGCGGCGAGGAGACCGGTCGGTTGGTCGGACCGTCGATCCGACTGGCGAGCGATTCGGTGCGCCCGGGCAGCGTGGACGCCGGCGGACCAGCCATCGCCGCCGGGGCCATCGGCGCGGGTGCGACCGGCGGCGGCGTGACCGGAGCCGGGGCGACCGGTGGCGGTCCGAGCGGGCGGGGCGACGCCAGCGGCGCGTTACCAGGGACCGGCTCGGGCCGGCTGCGCCGCCCGAGGACAGGTGCGGGTTCGACGGGGGCCGGGGTGGGCCGGACCGACCGCAGCCCGGCACCGGTGCCAGCCAGACCGCTCAACTCGCCGACCGACTCGCCACGGCGGGCAGCGGCACGGCGGCCAGGTGCCTGCACGGGCGTGCTGACCCGTGAGCTGAGAGCGCTGACCAGCGCCTCACAGCCCGCGTCGCAGGCGCGCACGGAGGCGACGGCCTGGCGGACCGTCTCGGCCACCGCGGAGGTGAGCGCACGGTTGACCGCGGCGCGGCGTGGCGTCTCGGAAATGGCGACCCGCAGGGCGGTGACGGCCTCGTTGATTTCTTCGGCGTCGGCGACCCCGTCTGCGGCGAGGTGCGCGGCGATGGCATCCGCTGCCACCGACACCTCGCGGCCCCGGGCGACGGTGCCCCCGAGCATGCCCGGCTCCGGCAGCGCGTCCAGCACGGCCAGAGAGACCGGTTCGGCCGGGTCCGGGTACGCGCGCAGGGCCGCCG encodes:
- a CDS encoding transposase, with the protein product MSREEDDAVALVRVYCGLASADPADRPASAGSTLTSAVVDDAGRLLHVCEISDDAAGYAQLVALLVERSGGPSGAAIAADSDDHTVTSLLSAAGRPLAIADDDSVDDFAERFADDDSLEEMQSPPAERRAVGLARALQAGALSAVTLPAPRDLAGYKQVLAAHAALASGRHSAAVALREVLRELYPAALRAYPDPAEPVSLAVLDALPEPGMLGGTVARGREVSVAADAIAAHLAADGVADAEEINEAVTALRVAISETPRRAAVNRALTSAVAETVRQAVASVRACDAGCEALVSALSSRVSTPVQAPGRRAAARRGESVGELSGLAGTGAGLRSVRPTPAPVEPAPVLGRRSRPEPVPGNAPLASPRPLGPPPVAPAPVTPPPVAPAPMAPAAMAGPPASTLPGRTESLASRIDGPTNRPVSSPPPPPPGITPIAPAQRGMVPPAEAGEPFRPTLTTAAINHARAERQRTVIPPRPKTNGDPRQSHLQRPPVDEPPTGGFSATDLSIPVPTPRPGQESAPPGSRANWPLVNNPEDPADSSPNNPVAYSYGGGRGIDAPTDPGRADGRVTPPWLADDLPQEPPMLRLVEPPPLADRALREGLNPPADPHLETPPLRLVDREQAARNGRAAARTDRAAEHRPPPPVEHRPPAMERRPPPPVEHRPPPVADEGDGDLLIFAQAKSAWFVGQAEETDLDWSTTADTGWQAAEQAARPAVGAETNAGLPKRVPQANLVPGSPLREERPLRIVRDAASLAENTTGYFRGWRRGQEIGGFAVGGRPGREAAGGWDFSRDHGDRDDDREYEYRSAGYQS